In a genomic window of Leishmania donovani BPK282A1 complete genome, chromosome 32:
- a CDS encoding membrane associated protein-like protein codes for MWSFLNDVRESVRQVVAPPPRMSSAASSTTTAMPMTANAREMGFEEAVDQLTTGLLSLWRKVDQTATKVLRQAFDGAVSLREEAVPQLFTLTAEARASLSEDELLELLIDAVSQATDRTHQALDEANFLLSLGIEEQIAHTKDYAGCYEWWDRTVNRRLIVCQEVLQARFADTSSTPQHMATVMALRAQMDVIRRASTQPLAAVAARGRLLEDERYDLLKSLPAVFPLEGGVQPAHVSFTAPADAASTPHQPTTAPPSEASYTPTVESVVAAVPRDSYIPQFRPFKASSASAAAVPLTCSSTATLQAFDSTHCEAQPAAAHASPSQTQPSSEEQARLAREA; via the coding sequence ATGTGGAGCTTTCTGAACGATGTACGGGAGTCGGTGCGGCAGGTAgtcgcgcctcctccccgcatgagcagcgcagctagctccaccaccaccgccatgcCTATGACGGCGAATGCGAGGGAGATGGGCTTCGAGGAGGCAGTGGATCAACTGACAACTGGGCTGCTTAGCTTATGGCGCAAGGTTGACCAGACAGCCACTAAGGTCCTTCGCCAAGCCTTCGACGGAGCCGTCTCACTACGGGAGGAGGCCGTTCCACAGCTTTTTACCTTgacagcagaggcgcgcgcgtccCTCTCAGAGGACGAGCTCCTGGAGCTCCTCATAGATGCCGTCTCGCAGGCGACCGATCGCACGCATCAGGCGCTCGATGAGGCGAATTTTCTCTTGAGCCTCGGCATTGAAGAACAAATCGCGCACACGAAAGACTACGCGGGGTGCTATGAGTGGTGGGATCGAACAGTGAACCGCCGCCTCATCGTCTGCCAAGAGGTGTTGCAGGCCCGCTTCGCCGACACCTCTTCTACACCACAGCACATGGCAacggtgatggcgctgcgcgcccAAATGGATGTGATTCGACGCGCCTCGACCCAGCCACtggccgctgtcgccgctcgcGGACGCCTTCTCGAAGACGAGCGCTACGACTTGCTCAAATCTCTCCCCGCAGTGTTTCCCCTCGAAGGAGGCGTGCAGCCCGCACACGTCAGCTTCACGGCACCCGCTGATGCGGCCTCCACCCCCCACCAGCCCACTACCGCACCCCCTAGTGAAGCTTCTTATACGCCCACCGTGGAGAGCGTGGTTGCTGCCGTGCCTCGTGACTCCTACATACCTCAGTTTAGGCCCTTTAAAGCCTCTTCAGcaagcgctgccgccgttccGCTAACCTGTTCCTCTACCGCTACTCTTCAAGCCTTTGACTCCACTCACTGCGAAGCGCagcctgccgctgcacacgcaTCTCCATCACAGACGCAACCATCCTCTGAGGAGCAGGCACGGCTCGCCCGCGAGGCG
- a CDS encoding C-14 sterol reductase, putative, producing the protein MAKGRGAASKAEANPLQPRTKTYEWGGPVGALFMVAFLPTLVVALNSLCAAEQCSLMLAMRMPALMKEVVQGAWPMLRTAIGIELAWIAAHAVFSILPIGKLVYGAELRSGERLAYRMNAIHAFVVAHLVLFGLHFTSILNMAVVADLYHPLMIGAILISFAMSVVLYAASYRSRNVLTALGGNSGSVLYDFWVGRELNPRTGPLDWKLMCELRPGLIGWSILNWAFVCKSVELGTVTPSIVLTALFESFYVLDGLLLEAGNLSMMDIVTDGFGFMLCFGDLAWVPFTYTLQTKYLVHHPAHLSLVHLCLCVSLSAAGYLIFRNANTEKDRFRKNPQDPRVQHLRIMKTSKGKSLIISGYWGVCRHPNYVGDWLMALGWAAFSGTAEWLPYFHPLYFGLLLMHRQLRDEQQMREKYGNEDWNAFCRVVKYRLFPYIY; encoded by the coding sequence ATGGCgaaaggcagaggagctgctTCCAAGGCAGAGGCGAATCCTCTGCAGCCCCGCACGAAAACCTACGAGTGGGGCGGCCCGGTCGGAGCCCTCTTCATGGTTGCCTTTCTCCCTACACTGGTTGTAGCGCTGAATAGCCTGTGCGCTGCGGAGCAGTGCAGCCTCATGCTGGCAATGCGGATGCCTGCACTAatgaaggaggtggtgcagggCGCGTGGCCGATGCTGCGGACGGCGATCGGCATCGAGCTTGCGTGGATCGCCGCTCACGCCGTATTTTCCATCCTCCCTATTGGCAAGCTCGTCTACGGCGCCgagctccgcagcggcgagcggCTTGCCTACCGCATGAACGCCATCCACGCCTTCGTCGTGGCTCACTTAGTGCTCTTTGGCCTGCACTTCACCTCCATCCTCAACATGGCTGTTGTGGCCGACCTCTACCACCCCCTCATGATCGGCGCCATTCTCATCTCGTTCGCCATGTCGGTCGTGCTATATGCGGCGTCGTACCGCAGCCGCAACGTACTCACGGCTCTCGGTGGCAACAGTGGGAGCGTCCTGTACGACTTTTGGGTCGGCCGCGAGCTGAACCCGCGCACCGGTCCGCTGGACTGGAAGCTGATGTGCGAACTGCGGCCTGGTCTCATTGGCTGGAGTATTCTCAACTGGGCATTCGTGTGCAAGTCGGTCGAGCTGGGTACCGTGACGCCGAGCATCGTGCTCACCGCACTTTTCGAGTCCTTCTACGTGCTGGacggcctgctgctggaggcgggAAACCTCAGCATGATGGACATTGTGACGGACGGCTTTGGCTTTATGCTGTGCTTTGGTGACCTTGCATGGGTGCCGTTTACGTACACGCTGCAGACAAAGTATCTCGTCCACCACCCCGCGCACCTCTCGCTCGTGCATCTGTGCCTCTGCGTTTCCCTTTCTGCTGCCGGCTACCTTATCTTTCGAAATGCGAACACAGAAAAGGACCGCTTCCGCAAAAATCCGCAGGACCCGCgcgtgcagcacctgcgcatCATGAAGACCTCCAAGGGCAAGTCTCTCATCATCTCCGGCTACTGGGGCGTGTGCCGGCACCCAAACTACGTTGGTGACTGGCTGATGGCGCTCGGCTGGGCGGCGTTcagcggcacggcagagTGGTTGCCGTACTTTCATCCTCTTTACTttggcctcctcctcatgcACCGTCAGCTGCGTGATGAGCAGCAGATGCGAGAGAAGTACGGCAATGAGGACTGGAACGCGTTCTGTCGCGTCGTCAAGTATCGGCTGTTCCCGTACATATACTAG